The Starkeya sp. ORNL1 DNA window TGTGGATCTTGTCGTAGCGCGCGGCGATCGAGCCGTCCGGCGCGATGAGATAGGAGCGGTTGGCGGCACGGTGCTCGCTCGCCCGCACGGCCAGCGAGCCGACATGCAGATGCACCTTCAGCTCCTCCGCCAGCGTGCGGAAGGCAGCGAGCGCGGGATCGCTCTCCTCCTCATGCAGGATGGCGAACAGCGCGGCGCGGTTTTCCTCCATGGTGCCGGTCATTTCCGGGGTCTGGATGTAGCTGGCGCCCTCGGCCGCCGCCTGGCGGATCAGCGCGCTCGCCGCCTCGACATTCGCCCCCACGTTCTTTGCCGTGCGCATCTGCACCAAAGCGGCCTTGAAGGGCGCGCCTTGCGATGCGGCGGCCTGGCGGGTGTCGGGGGCGCTCATGCTGTTCTCCGTACGCAAATGAGACAATCAGTCGGCGACCAGCAACGGGTCGAGTTCGCCGGCCTCGTCGAGAGCATAGAGGTCATCGCAGCCGCCGACATGGTTGCCGCTGATGAAGACCTGGGGGACGCTGCTGCGGCCATGGGCGCGCCGGGTCATCGCCGCGCGGCCTTCGGCGTCGCCCGTCACATTGATCTCGGAGAATTCGATGCCCTTGCGGCGCAGCAGGTCCTTGGCCGCGTGGCAATAGGGACAGGAACTCGTCGTATAGATTTCGACCGCTGACATCGGGCACCGGGCGCTTGGTGTTGAAGGGGTAGCCTATGATATGGGCGTGGACGCGTCGTCAACAACCCGTGCGAACACCAACACATCGACCTCGGCGGCGCCGGCGCGGCTCAGCGCCTTGACGCAGGCGTCGAGCGTGGCGCCGGTTGTGAGCACATCGTCGACGACGACGATGCGGCCGTCGCGTACCTCGCCCACCATTTCCTCCGGGACGACGAAGGCGCCGGCGACATTGGCGGCGCGGGCGGCACGGTCGAGGCCGACTTGCGGGATCGTCGCGCGCCGCCGTTCCAGCCACCCCGTGCGCACCGGAACATTGGCGCTGCGGCTGATCGCCATCGCCAGCGCTGCCGACTGATTGAAGCGTCGCCGCCACAGCCGCAGCGGATGCAGCGGCACCGGAACCAGCGCGTCCGCCTCGGTGAGCAATTCGGCGCCGGCCCGCGCCATCAGCCCACCGAGCGGGGCGGCGAGCTCGATGCGGTCGGCATATTTCAGCGCGTGCACCAGATCGCGGGCGACCTCGCCGAACGTCACGGCGGCGCGGGCGCGGCTGTAGGCCGGCGGCTGGGCCAGCGCTCCAGGGGAGATTCGGCTGCCCGAGTCATAGGGCAGGGGCGTGCCGAGCCGTTCGCACAGTGGCGGCGTGATGAATTCCAGCCGGCGCCAGCATGCGGCGCACAGGGCACCGGGATCGCTCACCGCGGCGCGGCAGGCGATGCAGCCGGGCGGCAGCACAAGGTCGGCAATGCCACGGCCGAGCTTGAGCATTGCCATGGCCGTGCCATGGCGCAGGCGCGTAGCGAGCGGTGGTGCGGGTGCCTCCGTATCCATGTACCGAGCCTAGCATGCTTTGACCGGGACGGGCGGGAGGACTAAGACGCGCGCAACAGCCGAGGCAGCCAATGTCCGCTCCCGACATATTCGATGCCCGCGCGCTCACGGCCCGGCGCCGGCGCGCACTCCGGCTCGGGCCGGCGACCTTCCTGCTCGACCGGGTGGCGGAGGATCTTGCCGACCGGCTGACGGCGGTGAAGCGGCAGTTCGAGGTCGCGGCCGATATCGGCACCGCCGGGGAAGCAGTACGGCACGCGCTCACCGGTAGCGTCGGCCGGCTTTATGCCTTCGGTCCCGGCGAGCGGGCCGACGTCGATGTCGTCACCGATCCGGAATTGCTGCCTTTGGCGCCGGTCGCGTTCGATCTCGCGGTCTCCGCGCTCGCCTTGCAGACGGTGAACGACTTGCCGGGCGCGCTGGCGCAGATCCGCCGCGCCCTGCGGCCGGATGGGCTGCTGCTCGCCGCGCTGTTCGGCAGCGGCACGCTCAACGAACTGCGCGAGAGCTTTGCGATCGCCGAGAGCGATACGGTCGGCGGCATCTCGCCGCGCGTCGCGCCGTTCGCCGATCTGCGCGACCTCGGCGGGCTGCTGCAACGCGCCGGCTTTGCCTTGCCGGTCACCGATGTCGACCGCGTGGTGGTGCGCTATGCCGATCCGTTCGCGCTGTTCGCCGATCTGCGCCGCATGGGCGCGGCCAACCCGCTCAGCGCCCGGCGGCGCGCGCCGCTCCGGCGCGAGACTCTGGCGCGCGCGGTGGAGGTCTATGCCGAGCGCTTCACCGATCCGGACGGGCGGCTGCGGGCGACGTTCGAGATCGTCTGGATATCCGGCTGGGCGCCGCATGAGAGCCAGCAGCAGCCGCTGCGCCCGGGTTCGGCCAAGCACCGGCTGGCGGATGCGCTGGGCGCGCGGGAAATCCCGTTGAAGCCGGGCGGGGCGGATTAAGATCGGCGGTCAGGGATTGGCCGGATTGGCCGGCTGCACCGCGCGCACCGCGGCGAGGATCTTGACGTAATATTGCTCGTTGACGGCGTCGCCGAGCGAATAGACCGCGCCGGCGATGACAGTGCTGATGCCTGCGGCAATGATGGCATATTCGATGGACGTGGCTGCGCCCTCGTCGCGCCAGAAATCCCTCAGCTTGCCCGAGAATCCGGGCTCATCGGGCAGATTCCGGCACGGCACCATTGTGGCCCACTCCACTCAAGGCAGTCCGACACCCCCGGACCCGACAATGTCGACGATTACCGGTATCAGCGGCTCGTCGGCCGGCGGCATGGGATAGTCCCGCAGCTTGCTGGGACGCACCCAAGCGAGACGCTGGCCTTCGCGGCCCTGCGCCAGTCCTTCCCAGCGGCGGCAGATCCACAGCGGCATCAGCAGCTGGAAGTCCGCATAGGTGTGGCTGGCGAAGGTCAGCGGCGCGAGGCAGGCTTCCTTGACGACGATGCCAAGTTCTTCCGCCAACTCGCGTATCAGCGTCTCCTCCGGCCGCTCGCCAGCCTCGACCTTGCCGCCGGGGAATTCCCACAATCCGGCCAGAGCCTTGCCGGCCGGGCGCTCGGTGATGAGCACGCGGCCGTCGGCATCGACCAGAGCACAGGCGGCTACCAGAACGAGTTTCACGAACGACCCCAATAGGCTACCGGCAAGATATTAACGCCACGCTGCCCGAATTATCCGAAATGCGGGTTATTTCCCGATATCAGGAACGATAATCGCCATTGATGGCGACATATTCCTTGGTGAGGTCGCAGGTCATCACCCGGTCGGCACCCTTGCCGAGGCCGAGATCGACACCGAGATCGATGACGTCGCCCTTCATGTAGGTGGAGACCTCCTGCTCGTCATAGCTCGGATCGCGCGCGCCCTCGGCGGCCACCTGGATGGTGCCGAAGCGGATGGCGATGCGGTCGCGGTCGGCCGGCTCGCCGGCCTTGCCCACCGCCATGACGACGCGACCCCAATTGGCGTCCTCGCCGGCAATGGCGGTCTTCACCAGCGGCGAATTGGCGATCGACATGGCGATGCGCCGCGCCGAGCGCTTCGAGGTGGCGCCGGTGACGGCGATGCGCACCAGCTTGCGGGCGCCTTCGCCGTCGCGGGCGACCTGTTCCGCGAGGTCGGCGAGCACGCCCTGCAGCGCCTTGCGGAAGGCCTTGAGGCGGGCGTCCTTGGCGTCCTTGACCTCCTTGATGCCCTTGGCGGCGCCGGTGGCGAACAGGAGCAGGGTGTCGGAGGTCGAGGTGTCGCCGTCGATGGTCACGGCGTTGAAGCTGTCGGTGACGCCTTTCGACAGCAATTCCTGGAGCACGGGCGCGGCGATGGGCGCATCGGTGAAGACGAAGGAGAGCATGGTCGCCATGTCCGGCGCGATCATGCCGGCGCCCTTGGCCATGCCGGCGATGGTGACCGGCACGCCGTCGATCTCGACGCTCACGGTGGCGAGCTTCGGGAAGGTGTCGGTGGTCATGATGGCGCGCGCCGGCTCGATCCACGGCAATGGCGCGAGGCGGGTGGCGGTCTCGTCGAGCACGCCTTCATATTTGGTGGCGTCGAGCGGCTCGCCGATGACGCCGGTGGAGGCGAGGAAGATCTCCCTCGGCTTGCAGCCAAGCGCCTTCGCCGCGAGCTTGGCGGTGAGTTCGGTGGCGACACGGCCCTTCTTGCCGGTGAAGGCATTGGCGTTGCCGGAATTCACCACGAGGCCGCGGGCCTTGCCGCCGCCAAGCTGCGCCCGGCACCATTCGACCGGGGCGGACGGGCACTTCGAGCGGGTGAAGACGCCGGCGACCGTGGTGCCCTTGTCGAGCGCCAGCAGCAGCACGTCGGTGCGGCCCTTGTAGCGGATGCCGGCCTCGGCGGTGGCGAAGCGCACGCCGGCGACTTCCCCGACCTCGGGCGTCGTCTTCGGGGCGAGCGGGGAGACGGGCGTGGCCTTGGCTGCGGACATCGGCGATCCTCGGAAGTATCCTGCGCGCTGGCGGGAAGGCATGGTGGCGGGAAGGCGCGTTGGATGT harbors:
- a CDS encoding ComF family protein, giving the protein MDTEAPAPPLATRLRHGTAMAMLKLGRGIADLVLPPGCIACRAAVSDPGALCAACWRRLEFITPPLCERLGTPLPYDSGSRISPGALAQPPAYSRARAAVTFGEVARDLVHALKYADRIELAAPLGGLMARAGAELLTEADALVPVPLHPLRLWRRRFNQSAALAMAISRSANVPVRTGWLERRRATIPQVGLDRAARAANVAGAFVVPEEMVGEVRDGRIVVVDDVLTTGATLDACVKALSRAGAAEVDVLVFARVVDDASTPIS
- a CDS encoding (deoxy)nucleoside triphosphate pyrophosphohydrolase, with the translated sequence MGSFVKLVLVAACALVDADGRVLITERPAGKALAGLWEFPGGKVEAGERPEETLIRELAEELGIVVKEACLAPLTFASHTYADFQLLMPLWICRRWEGLAQGREGQRLAWVRPSKLRDYPMPPADEPLIPVIVDIVGSGGVGLP
- a CDS encoding methyltransferase domain-containing protein produces the protein MSAPDIFDARALTARRRRALRLGPATFLLDRVAEDLADRLTAVKRQFEVAADIGTAGEAVRHALTGSVGRLYAFGPGERADVDVVTDPELLPLAPVAFDLAVSALALQTVNDLPGALAQIRRALRPDGLLLAALFGSGTLNELRESFAIAESDTVGGISPRVAPFADLRDLGGLLQRAGFALPVTDVDRVVVRYADPFALFADLRRMGAANPLSARRRAPLRRETLARAVEVYAERFTDPDGRLRATFEIVWISGWAPHESQQQPLRPGSAKHRLADALGAREIPLKPGGAD
- the grxC gene encoding glutaredoxin 3, which gives rise to MSAVEIYTTSSCPYCHAAKDLLRRKGIEFSEINVTGDAEGRAAMTRRAHGRSSVPQVFISGNHVGGCDDLYALDEAGELDPLLVAD
- the argJ gene encoding bifunctional glutamate N-acetyltransferase/amino-acid acetyltransferase ArgJ; its protein translation is MSAAKATPVSPLAPKTTPEVGEVAGVRFATAEAGIRYKGRTDVLLLALDKGTTVAGVFTRSKCPSAPVEWCRAQLGGGKARGLVVNSGNANAFTGKKGRVATELTAKLAAKALGCKPREIFLASTGVIGEPLDATKYEGVLDETATRLAPLPWIEPARAIMTTDTFPKLATVSVEIDGVPVTIAGMAKGAGMIAPDMATMLSFVFTDAPIAAPVLQELLSKGVTDSFNAVTIDGDTSTSDTLLLFATGAAKGIKEVKDAKDARLKAFRKALQGVLADLAEQVARDGEGARKLVRIAVTGATSKRSARRIAMSIANSPLVKTAIAGEDANWGRVVMAVGKAGEPADRDRIAIRFGTIQVAAEGARDPSYDEQEVSTYMKGDVIDLGVDLGLGKGADRVMTCDLTKEYVAINGDYRS
- a CDS encoding Flp family type IVb pilin encodes the protein MVPCRNLPDEPGFSGKLRDFWRDEGAATSIEYAIIAAGISTVIAGAVYSLGDAVNEQYYVKILAAVRAVQPANPANP